One part of the Dyadobacter sp. 676 genome encodes these proteins:
- a CDS encoding cytochrome c, with translation MKQQSITLACLMVWLSICSCAPRRSEPLKERSFNAARAEIANGEALFMTHCQKCHPGGEGGLGMAINSNPAPGFVKRFQIRHGLGVMPAFSKSELSRSDLKDISRYMRAWKHY, from the coding sequence ATGAAACAGCAATCAATAACGCTGGCCTGCCTTATGGTATGGCTCAGCATTTGTTCGTGTGCTCCGAGGCGGTCGGAGCCGCTGAAAGAGCGCAGTTTTAATGCAGCACGTGCCGAAATTGCTAACGGCGAGGCACTTTTCATGACCCATTGCCAAAAATGTCACCCCGGCGGCGAAGGCGGGCTCGGCATGGCGATCAATTCCAATCCCGCGCCAGGGTTCGTTAAGCGATTCCAGATCAGGCACGGTCTGGGCGTGATGCCGGCATTCAGTAAATCGGAGCTTTCCAGGAGCGACCTGAAAGACATCAGCCGCTACATGCGGGCCTGGAAACATTACTGA
- a CDS encoding T9SS type A sorting domain-containing protein yields MHKHLQLDYEMPPASNPAGKFYKPIKRLRAIWLILSLFCITAFRVQAQQVGLQWADGLLTGQTCFTYGIATDAAKNVYVTGFFDGTVDFNPAAATANLTSAGSTDIFVAKYDQFGRYLWAKRIGGAGADRGHKTVADAAGNVYVTGYFTGTVDFDPNAGVSNLVENGGETTDQDAFLLKLNTSGNFVWARRMGAGGNDNGWGLTFDPAGDLLVSGHMRLGTGTFGSFSVAVAGTQDGFVTKVNTAGTFQWVRRLGAAGTATEGIYGVDTDAAGNIYIAGITAGSTTGIGNFAAGAFVAKLNSTGVLTWSNVSTDASEFRAVLVDAAGDVYAGDYSSGTAMNLLKLNANGTRAWIKKVGTGVSEMALAANNDVYMSGMYQGSMTLGGTTLASRGSYDVYIARMTPAGDFVWAKSVGGAGSESNYRMTADHSGEIIVSGSFQQTSDFDPNACVYNLTTTATSGFVIKLSEKPFPDGFAVSESTLTPMTQDACSLGIPQVIEGNAVGVTAPSGFTATISYQWQKATSSTGPWEDMPGEVFKDLQPLSSSETLYYRRLVFAKNFFCELDSVGASQVASVNIGANTAPIANADGPQWFVCGTGSNTVALNGSATGGAGSYTYQWYAGSTSGAVVGSAANFTTPAVTQATTYTLQVTDAAGCKDIDQVTIVPAIANAGPDRSMCQGAGGVQIGAPPVSSPSVTYSWTRVSGAAISTLSCTTCAQPIANPTVATVYRLTVTVRQKSGATCTTTDDVTITPVNAPNSTLAFAGTDKTVCKNTSVTLGGTADNTFAYTWTPGQYLSASQGANPVFNAGTATVDGGSINYTVSAVKSGCTFTDEVKVSVLNSAITDQNETICGPAWSRHSGEENAAGATYTWSVVSGSGTVLQTANSGKDAYLKSNSGVTRFRRTVTLNGVSCTADVLVQACAGQACDFEIVTLSPQACPKVFGAAGLQLGTTLADAANYNFSWSPANLVDNYRAASVNITSTSQATITVTVTNKYDASITCSESIVINPPSWSLPAFPTQDKNTCPNTAIQIGNAPVAGFTYLWQPAAGLSSATVSNPTATVAGTTQFNVAVTETATGCTNQASVTVNVSAPVADAGNDRAVCNGATVTLGSPAPEGTSWTYSWEPSNAAWTNGTGPTDAQPQVQFAAASPQSFILTVTDPLSNCVAKDTVVLRNTINAGEYAGPAVTTCQGEPVQLGREAEPFAQYEWFMADGVTPATGLSSNTVANPTVLDPIATTTYTVKVSYPGCTTPASDQVTVTVNQVTGLELADKNVCPAGPIAIGYGAAGNPAAPAGATYLWAPATGLSSTTAANPTATVTSETTYTVTVTLPSGCVFTDEVTVRRTADAGSDATLCPGESTVIGTPAIAGATYSWSGAGIVGPANVAQPTVRPTATTTYTVSVTLNGCTTTDQVVVVVNNPANFSITGNTAICEGGLATLSLVGAPAANTTWQWSPLTGVASPNSTSTTVAATSTQTYRLTQTNLTTGCSNYKEVVVVVNPNTIAATAGDVALCEGASATLPLNVTSSGSYSYAWSPSTGLSNAFVANPTVTTNSPRTYTVTVTDNASQCQLVRSVDVTINAPEACFAPVSLSGNVFHDANGLKDVTVNTTSPDPIPTGLYVTLVDSTGAPVKTVAVNANGSYDFGITAPGTYSIVLHQTAAGSTTPSLPGGWLNMGENLGAGAGSDDAVSGILTNVQVLNVDVTNANFGIEVAPSADPYHRIIDQPKVGDIVNLSGNLPELTGSDPEDQPTSASLSGKTVVITVLPTNTTLLYDGQPVMLGVEIKNFDPLKLQVQFTEATIGDISTSFEYAWVDTAGVLGTPAIYSLEWADPLPVTLVSFQARVQEGKTMLAWATTEETNADRFEVEHSTNGKTWALVGTVAAKGESKSRVEYTFEHASPVIGENLYRLKMIDADETFAYSAIRSVRMDVHSQLTAYPNPVSDRLMIRNHQQIKQVVLHNAAGVKIFQSLKITSEGIDVSKLQQGTYTITLTLFDGTISTHKVAVIR; encoded by the coding sequence ATGCACAAACACTTACAATTGGACTATGAAATGCCGCCGGCAAGCAACCCGGCCGGCAAGTTCTACAAGCCCATCAAACGACTCCGGGCAATATGGCTAATTCTGTCCTTATTTTGTATTACTGCTTTCAGGGTGCAGGCCCAGCAGGTCGGCCTTCAATGGGCCGACGGTTTGCTGACCGGGCAGACTTGTTTTACTTATGGGATTGCCACAGACGCGGCTAAAAACGTCTATGTAACGGGCTTTTTTGATGGAACCGTGGATTTCAATCCCGCGGCAGCGACAGCGAACCTTACCTCGGCTGGAAGTACTGATATCTTTGTTGCCAAATATGACCAGTTTGGTCGTTACCTATGGGCTAAGCGCATCGGTGGCGCAGGTGCAGACCGCGGTCACAAAACGGTAGCAGACGCGGCCGGAAATGTGTATGTAACCGGCTACTTCACCGGCACGGTAGATTTCGATCCCAATGCCGGGGTAAGCAATCTGGTTGAAAACGGTGGGGAGACCACCGATCAAGACGCTTTCCTATTAAAGCTCAATACAAGCGGAAATTTCGTTTGGGCACGAAGAATGGGTGCAGGGGGCAACGATAACGGGTGGGGTCTTACGTTTGACCCGGCAGGAGATCTATTAGTGTCTGGACATATGCGCTTAGGAACCGGTACATTTGGCTCTTTTTCTGTTGCTGTCGCCGGCACCCAAGACGGCTTTGTGACAAAAGTCAATACGGCCGGCACGTTTCAATGGGTGCGAAGGCTAGGGGCGGCCGGAACGGCTACCGAGGGGATATATGGCGTAGACACAGACGCGGCAGGGAACATCTATATTGCGGGTATTACGGCAGGCAGCACTACCGGGATTGGCAATTTTGCAGCTGGCGCCTTTGTGGCTAAATTAAACAGCACCGGTGTTCTGACATGGTCGAACGTTTCCACTGATGCTAGCGAGTTTCGAGCCGTCCTGGTCGATGCGGCCGGCGATGTCTATGCCGGAGATTATTCAAGCGGCACTGCGATGAACCTTTTGAAACTAAATGCTAACGGGACGCGTGCCTGGATCAAGAAGGTTGGCACTGGCGTAAGTGAAATGGCGCTGGCAGCCAACAATGATGTCTACATGTCCGGGATGTATCAGGGAAGCATGACATTGGGCGGTACCACGCTGGCGTCGAGGGGTAGCTATGATGTATACATCGCCAGAATGACGCCCGCGGGCGACTTTGTCTGGGCGAAGTCCGTGGGCGGTGCGGGAAGTGAAAGCAATTACCGGATGACGGCCGATCATAGTGGGGAGATCATTGTCAGCGGCAGTTTCCAGCAAACCAGCGATTTTGACCCGAATGCATGCGTCTATAACCTGACCACCACAGCTACCAGCGGCTTTGTCATCAAGCTCAGCGAGAAGCCCTTTCCGGACGGCTTTGCGGTTTCAGAAAGCACCCTTACGCCTATGACCCAGGACGCTTGCAGCCTGGGTATCCCCCAAGTGATCGAAGGTAATGCAGTCGGTGTGACGGCGCCTTCCGGCTTTACGGCCACCATCAGCTACCAGTGGCAAAAGGCAACCAGCTCCACCGGCCCCTGGGAAGATATGCCCGGTGAGGTATTCAAGGATTTGCAACCGCTCTCTTCCAGCGAAACCCTGTACTACCGGCGTCTGGTGTTTGCCAAGAACTTTTTCTGTGAACTGGATTCGGTCGGCGCCTCGCAAGTGGCGTCAGTAAACATCGGTGCGAATACCGCCCCGATCGCCAACGCGGATGGTCCGCAATGGTTTGTGTGCGGCACCGGTAGCAATACCGTTGCCCTGAACGGCTCGGCCACAGGGGGAGCAGGTTCTTACACCTATCAATGGTATGCCGGCAGTACATCCGGCGCCGTGGTAGGCAGCGCGGCCAACTTTACAACCCCGGCAGTAACGCAGGCAACTACTTATACCTTGCAGGTCACCGACGCAGCCGGCTGTAAGGATATCGACCAGGTAACTATCGTACCGGCCATCGCCAATGCCGGGCCGGACCGCTCCATGTGCCAGGGCGCCGGTGGGGTGCAGATCGGCGCGCCTCCTGTTTCGAGCCCTTCCGTTACTTACAGCTGGACACGGGTTTCCGGCGCAGCTATTTCTACCCTGAGCTGTACCACTTGTGCGCAACCCATCGCCAATCCGACCGTGGCAACTGTCTACCGATTGACCGTTACCGTCCGGCAAAAGAGCGGCGCAACCTGTACGACCACAGATGACGTAACCATTACGCCGGTTAACGCCCCCAATAGCACATTGGCATTCGCAGGCACCGACAAAACCGTATGCAAAAATACGTCGGTCACTTTGGGCGGCACTGCCGACAATACATTTGCATACACCTGGACGCCGGGCCAGTATCTGTCCGCTTCACAGGGGGCAAACCCCGTATTCAATGCGGGTACGGCAACCGTTGACGGAGGGTCAATCAACTACACCGTGTCGGCTGTGAAAAGCGGCTGTACTTTTACGGACGAGGTAAAAGTGTCGGTCCTTAATTCTGCGATCACTGATCAAAATGAAACTATTTGCGGGCCTGCATGGAGCAGGCATTCCGGCGAAGAGAATGCAGCGGGAGCTACCTACACATGGAGCGTTGTCTCGGGCAGCGGCACGGTATTGCAAACGGCCAATTCCGGTAAGGATGCCTACCTGAAAAGCAACAGCGGCGTGACAAGGTTCCGCCGTACGGTAACCTTAAACGGCGTTTCATGTACGGCAGATGTGCTGGTCCAGGCTTGCGCCGGCCAGGCTTGTGATTTTGAAATTGTGACACTCTCTCCACAGGCGTGCCCGAAGGTATTCGGCGCTGCTGGCTTGCAACTTGGGACTACCCTTGCAGATGCGGCTAATTACAATTTCTCGTGGAGCCCTGCCAATCTGGTGGACAATTACCGGGCTGCTTCGGTTAATATCACTTCTACTTCACAGGCGACCATCACCGTAACGGTTACCAACAAGTACGATGCCTCCATTACTTGCAGCGAGTCGATCGTTATTAACCCGCCAAGCTGGTCATTGCCTGCTTTTCCAACGCAGGATAAGAACACATGTCCAAACACAGCCATTCAAATTGGCAATGCGCCTGTTGCCGGCTTTACTTATTTGTGGCAACCAGCAGCAGGTCTAAGCAGCGCAACCGTCTCCAATCCGACGGCAACGGTTGCCGGCACAACCCAATTTAATGTAGCCGTTACGGAAACTGCCACCGGTTGTACCAATCAGGCTTCGGTAACAGTTAACGTTTCGGCCCCTGTGGCTGACGCGGGTAACGACCGTGCCGTATGTAACGGGGCCACCGTTACGTTGGGGAGCCCCGCGCCCGAAGGTACAAGCTGGACCTATTCATGGGAGCCTTCCAACGCGGCCTGGACCAATGGTACCGGCCCGACCGATGCCCAACCACAGGTCCAGTTTGCCGCTGCGAGCCCTCAGAGCTTTATCCTGACGGTCACCGATCCGTTATCGAACTGCGTGGCCAAAGACACCGTCGTGCTTCGTAATACAATTAATGCGGGTGAGTATGCTGGCCCAGCGGTAACCACCTGTCAGGGAGAGCCGGTCCAGCTGGGACGTGAAGCGGAGCCTTTCGCCCAGTACGAATGGTTTATGGCCGATGGCGTAACGCCGGCCACCGGTTTGAGCAGCAATACAGTCGCCAACCCGACCGTACTTGATCCGATAGCCACAACAACCTATACCGTCAAAGTCAGCTATCCGGGATGTACGACGCCGGCCAGCGACCAGGTGACCGTGACGGTTAACCAGGTGACCGGCCTTGAACTGGCCGACAAGAACGTCTGCCCTGCCGGACCGATCGCGATCGGCTACGGAGCCGCAGGCAACCCGGCCGCGCCGGCAGGGGCGACCTATCTTTGGGCACCGGCTACCGGTTTGAGTAGCACCACTGCCGCTAACCCCACAGCCACCGTCACCAGTGAAACCACCTACACGGTCACTGTTACCCTTCCAAGTGGGTGCGTGTTTACCGACGAAGTGACAGTTCGCCGGACCGCGGATGCAGGCTCTGACGCGACCCTTTGCCCCGGAGAGTCGACCGTGATCGGTACCCCGGCGATAGCTGGCGCGACCTATTCATGGTCGGGAGCCGGCATAGTAGGCCCGGCCAATGTAGCACAGCCAACCGTGCGCCCCACCGCAACAACGACTTATACCGTCAGCGTAACCTTGAACGGCTGTACCACCACCGACCAGGTAGTTGTGGTAGTCAACAACCCTGCCAACTTCTCCATCACCGGTAACACGGCGATTTGCGAAGGGGGCCTGGCGACACTGTCGCTGGTGGGGGCCCCTGCGGCGAATACGACCTGGCAATGGAGCCCGCTGACCGGCGTGGCAAGCCCTAACAGCACATCCACTACTGTGGCAGCTACTTCAACACAGACCTACCGCCTGACGCAAACTAACCTGACAACCGGTTGTAGCAATTACAAGGAAGTGGTGGTCGTGGTAAACCCCAACACCATTGCAGCGACCGCCGGTGATGTAGCCCTTTGCGAAGGCGCTTCGGCCACTTTGCCGTTGAATGTAACCTCTTCGGGCAGCTATTCATACGCATGGAGCCCGTCGACTGGCCTGTCTAACGCCTTTGTTGCCAATCCGACAGTGACCACCAATTCCCCCCGCACTTATACGGTGACTGTAACCGACAATGCGAGCCAATGCCAGCTGGTCAGATCCGTCGATGTGACGATCAATGCGCCTGAGGCCTGCTTTGCCCCGGTTTCTTTGTCGGGTAATGTCTTCCATGATGCCAATGGATTGAAAGATGTCACCGTCAACACTACCTCACCGGACCCGATACCTACGGGCCTGTATGTAACACTGGTGGATTCCACTGGTGCGCCGGTTAAAACTGTGGCTGTAAATGCGAACGGTTCCTATGATTTTGGCATAACTGCTCCGGGAACTTACAGCATCGTGCTGCACCAGACAGCGGCTGGCTCAACCACGCCTTCGCTTCCGGGAGGCTGGCTGAACATGGGTGAAAACCTGGGCGCAGGCGCGGGCAGCGATGACGCTGTGAGCGGTATTCTCACCAACGTACAAGTCCTGAATGTGGATGTGACCAATGCCAACTTCGGCATCGAAGTCGCACCTTCGGCCGATCCCTACCACCGCATCATCGACCAGCCAAAAGTGGGGGACATCGTTAATTTGAGCGGTAATTTGCCCGAGCTGACCGGTAGCGATCCCGAGGACCAGCCCACATCCGCATCACTGAGCGGCAAAACAGTGGTAATCACCGTCCTTCCGACCAATACCACGCTCTTGTACGACGGGCAGCCGGTAATGTTGGGGGTAGAGATCAAAAACTTCGACCCGCTTAAATTGCAGGTCCAGTTTACCGAGGCGACCATCGGCGATATCAGCACTTCGTTTGAATATGCATGGGTAGATACAGCCGGTGTATTGGGAACGCCTGCCATTTACAGCCTGGAATGGGCAGACCCTTTGCCGGTGACACTGGTCAGCTTCCAGGCACGTGTTCAGGAAGGCAAAACGATGCTGGCCTGGGCAACGACCGAGGAGACCAATGCCGACCGCTTCGAGGTCGAGCACAGCACCAACGGCAAAACCTGGGCCCTGGTGGGAACGGTAGCGGCCAAAGGCGAAAGCAAATCAAGGGTTGAGTATACATTCGAGCATGCCAGCCCGGTGATTGGCGAAAACCTCTACCGTCTGAAAATGATCGATGCGGATGAAACCTTCGCGTACAGCGCCATCCGCAGCGTACGTATGGATGTCCACTCGCAGCTGACAGCTTATCCCAACCCGGTAAGCGACAGGCTCATGATCCGCAACCATCAGCAGATCAAACAAGTCGTTTTACATAACGCTGCCGGTGTAAAAATCTTCCAGAGCCTGAAAATCACATCCGAGGGAATCGATGTGTCAAAGCTCCAGCAAGGTACTTACACCATTACCCTGACCCTGTTTGACGGCACTATCAGCACACACAAAGTGGCCGTGATCAGGTAA
- a CDS encoding response regulator transcription factor: MHILIVSDNPIFTLGLRSTIATRFFQASFMEVASLQAAGIAIENHPFNLMILDAVSAKDSKIVKHVKNILDRCADLPILVDLGDQLADSHFYIRLGASAVVSNSATPAEILQAVEVLVTGRQKKFVSQDIEQLLLFQLTSNSLTGLLTQRERIIANLLISGKPRAEIARIAGISPNTVSVYKRIIFEKLGIQSLPELIPKLQPAGYCS; encoded by the coding sequence ATGCATATCTTGATCGTTTCCGATAACCCGATTTTTACGTTGGGGCTTCGGTCAACTATCGCCACCCGATTTTTCCAGGCCAGCTTTATGGAAGTTGCTTCCCTGCAGGCCGCGGGTATTGCCATCGAAAATCACCCGTTCAATCTGATGATCCTTGACGCGGTTTCGGCCAAAGACAGTAAAATCGTAAAGCATGTAAAAAATATCCTTGACCGGTGCGCCGACCTTCCTATCCTGGTCGATCTGGGAGACCAGCTGGCCGACTCCCATTTTTATATACGGCTGGGCGCTAGCGCGGTTGTTTCCAATTCGGCGACTCCTGCCGAGATTCTCCAGGCCGTAGAAGTCCTGGTAACGGGAAGACAAAAAAAATTTGTCAGCCAGGATATCGAGCAATTGCTCCTTTTCCAGCTGACCAGTAATTCGCTGACAGGCCTGCTCACCCAAAGGGAAAGGATCATAGCCAACCTTTTGATATCCGGAAAGCCGAGAGCCGAAATCGCGCGGATAGCCGGAATCAGCCCCAACACTGTGAGCGTATATAAAAGGATTATTTTTGAAAAACTTGGCATTCAAAGTCTCCCCGAGCTAATCCCGAAACTACAACCCGCCGGCTATTGCAGCTGA